A stretch of Rhodoferax potami DNA encodes these proteins:
- a CDS encoding patatin-like phospholipase family protein codes for MLRRTFARQLATGVAAASALALSGTAAAQATPRRTGKLGLVLGGGSARGFAHIGVLKALEESGYKPDVVVGTSAGSLVGAFYAAGFSPWQMEEVALKVRDIDVADFNSANKRGMFAGEALQKLINEYVRNQPIEKLKLTFGAVATNLNNGDAVLLRSGDTGQAVRASSAIPGVFVPAVVGGVELVDGGLVSPLPVRFARTLGASQVIAVDVGTKPQNNVGHGLYEVILQSFEIMGRALTNLEAKEADVLIRPDTARFSSTDFGARKDLIQAGYVAGRAAVAEMKSKIPPNARGN; via the coding sequence ATGCTGCGTCGCACTTTCGCCCGTCAACTGGCTACTGGTGTGGCGGCGGCCTCCGCCCTCGCCCTCTCAGGCACGGCCGCCGCGCAGGCCACACCCCGGCGCACCGGCAAGCTCGGGCTTGTTCTGGGTGGTGGGTCCGCGCGCGGGTTTGCGCACATCGGTGTGCTCAAGGCGCTGGAAGAGAGCGGCTACAAGCCCGATGTGGTGGTCGGCACCAGCGCCGGCTCTCTGGTGGGCGCTTTCTATGCGGCGGGTTTCAGCCCCTGGCAAATGGAAGAAGTCGCCCTCAAGGTGCGTGATATCGATGTGGCCGACTTCAACTCGGCCAACAAACGCGGCATGTTCGCGGGCGAGGCGCTGCAAAAGCTGATCAACGAATACGTGCGCAACCAACCGATTGAAAAGCTCAAGCTCACGTTTGGCGCCGTGGCCACCAACCTGAACAACGGTGACGCGGTGCTCTTGCGCTCCGGCGATACCGGCCAGGCGGTGCGAGCGTCGAGTGCGATTCCGGGCGTTTTTGTGCCGGCCGTTGTGGGCGGTGTGGAGCTGGTCGATGGTGGCTTGGTGAGCCCCCTGCCGGTGCGGTTTGCGCGCACTCTGGGCGCCAGCCAGGTCATTGCAGTGGACGTGGGCACCAAACCCCAAAACAACGTGGGCCATGGCCTCTACGAAGTCATCTTGCAGTCGTTTGAAATCATGGGCCGCGCACTGACCAATCTGGAGGCCAAAGAAGCCGACGTGTTGATCCGGCCGGACACTGCCCGCTTCAGCAGCACCGACTTCGGTGCACGCAAAGACCTGATCCAGGCAGGCTATGTGGCCGGGCGAGCAGCCGTGGCAGAGATGAAAAGCAAGATTCCCCCCAACGCCCGGGGCAACTGA
- the rsmD gene encoding 16S rRNA (guanine(966)-N(2))-methyltransferase RsmD: MNAKASSKTTSPRGVTGAAKRPPRPRAAQSHEIRIIGGLWKRTKLKVADKPGLRPTPDRVRETVFNWLGQDMTGLRCLDAFAGTGALGFEAASRGAKQVTLIEQDTALIDQLKKTQSQLNAGMVLVQRGDGIAAIRQAAPASLDVIFIDPPFDAPLFEPALGACAHALAAGGWVYLESPAAYTDEALSAYGLRVYRHLKAGAVHAHLLQALVAP; this comes from the coding sequence ATGAACGCCAAAGCTTCCTCTAAAACCACATCTCCCCGCGGTGTTACAGGCGCCGCCAAGCGCCCCCCACGCCCCCGGGCGGCTCAGAGCCACGAAATCCGCATCATTGGCGGACTCTGGAAACGCACCAAACTCAAGGTCGCCGACAAGCCGGGCCTGCGCCCCACGCCGGACCGGGTCCGTGAAACCGTGTTCAACTGGCTGGGCCAGGACATGACCGGCTTGCGCTGTCTGGATGCCTTTGCCGGCACCGGCGCCTTGGGTTTTGAGGCCGCCTCGCGCGGCGCCAAGCAAGTGACACTGATCGAGCAAGACACCGCCCTGATCGACCAGCTCAAAAAGACCCAATCCCAGCTCAATGCCGGCATGGTGCTGGTGCAACGCGGTGACGGCATTGCGGCGATCCGGCAGGCGGCACCCGCAAGCTTGGATGTGATTTTTATCGATCCGCCGTTTGATGCACCCTTGTTTGAGCCCGCGCTGGGTGCCTGTGCCCATGCGTTGGCAGCTGGTGGCTGGGTGTATCTGGAGTCCCCCGCCGCCTACACCGATGAGGCCTTGAGCGCATATGGACTGCGCGTCTACCGGCATCTGAAGGCGGGCGCGGTCCATGCTCACCTGTTGCAAGCGCTGGTCGCTCCCTAA
- a CDS encoding ABC transporter substrate-binding protein, whose translation MTLRIARRQLIAGTAAALAPPAFAQSTPAWSAIEAKAKGQTVYFNAWGGSETINAYIQWAAGEAQKRFGVTVQHVKIADAPDMIKRVRNEKAAGKTNGSVDMVWINGENFLTMKREGLLFGPFAESLPSYAKVDVQGKPTTRLDFAEPTDGLEAPWGMAQLTFMVDSKRTPKPPQNLAELQAFAKSNPGRVTYPRPPNFHGTTFLKQVLMDVNANRDALYKPVTPDAFTKATAPLWAALDQMHPHLWRGGKQFPNNAEAIRQMLADGEVAIAITFNPNDAANEIAAKRLPASITSYQFSSGTIGNTHFVAIPVNATAKEGAQVFANFLLSAEAQARKADISVWGDPTVLALDKLSASERAAFAAKPLPGQVEKPAPAIPEPHGSWVDALEKEWTKRYGA comes from the coding sequence ATGACTCTTCGCATCGCACGTCGCCAACTGATCGCCGGCACTGCTGCCGCACTCGCGCCTCCCGCCTTCGCCCAATCCACCCCCGCCTGGTCTGCCATTGAAGCCAAAGCCAAAGGGCAAACGGTGTACTTCAATGCTTGGGGCGGGTCGGAGACCATCAACGCTTACATCCAGTGGGCCGCGGGCGAGGCGCAAAAGCGCTTTGGCGTGACAGTGCAGCACGTCAAAATTGCCGACGCACCCGACATGATCAAGCGGGTGCGCAACGAAAAAGCCGCTGGCAAAACCAATGGCAGCGTGGACATGGTGTGGATCAACGGTGAAAACTTTTTGACCATGAAGCGCGAGGGCCTGCTCTTCGGGCCCTTTGCAGAAAGCCTGCCCTCGTATGCCAAAGTGGACGTGCAAGGCAAACCCACCACCCGCCTCGACTTTGCCGAGCCTACCGATGGCCTGGAGGCTCCCTGGGGCATGGCACAGCTGACCTTCATGGTCGACAGCAAGCGCACCCCCAAGCCGCCACAAAACCTGGCCGAGCTGCAAGCCTTTGCCAAATCCAACCCCGGCCGCGTGACCTACCCGCGCCCGCCCAACTTCCACGGCACCACCTTCTTGAAGCAAGTGCTGATGGATGTGAACGCCAACCGCGACGCGCTCTACAAACCAGTCACCCCAGACGCGTTTACCAAAGCCACCGCCCCCCTGTGGGCAGCGCTGGACCAGATGCACCCGCACCTGTGGCGCGGCGGCAAGCAGTTCCCCAACAACGCCGAGGCGATCCGCCAGATGCTGGCCGATGGCGAAGTGGCGATTGCAATCACCTTCAACCCCAACGACGCTGCGAACGAAATCGCCGCCAAGCGCCTTCCTGCGAGCATCACCAGCTATCAATTCAGTAGCGGAACAATTGGTAATACGCACTTCGTCGCGATTCCTGTGAACGCGACTGCCAAAGAAGGCGCGCAGGTATTTGCCAACTTCTTGCTCAGCGCAGAGGCGCAAGCCCGCAAGGCTGACATTTCTGTCTGGGGCGACCCGACGGTGCTCGCGCTCGACAAGCTCAGCGCCAGCGAGCGCGCTGCATTCGCGGCCAAGCCTTTGCCCGGCCAAGTAGAAAAGCCGGCACCTGCTATTCCAGAGCCCCACGGTAGCTGGGTGGATGCGCTGGAAAAGGAATGGACCAAGCGCTACGGGGCATGA
- a CDS encoding universal stress protein gives MKVLLPVDGSELSMEAVHWVLAARDQGLPVEVVLVNVQEPANLYELVVAHDADVLSQVSTDAGMHCIEPARALLSAAGVECVCEVATGDPAHMAIEVGERHGVDLVVMGAESAGALGSGLVGSVANEVLRTSTVPVVIVKLPADDEGLSP, from the coding sequence ATGAAAGTCCTGTTGCCGGTTGACGGTTCGGAGTTGTCGATGGAGGCCGTTCACTGGGTGCTAGCCGCCAGGGACCAAGGCCTGCCGGTCGAGGTGGTGTTGGTCAATGTCCAGGAGCCTGCCAATCTTTATGAGCTGGTAGTGGCACACGACGCCGATGTATTGAGTCAGGTCAGCACCGATGCCGGCATGCACTGCATCGAGCCAGCGCGCGCTCTGCTGAGCGCTGCCGGAGTGGAGTGTGTCTGCGAAGTTGCGACCGGCGACCCAGCGCACATGGCTATCGAGGTCGGTGAACGGCATGGCGTCGATCTGGTGGTGATGGGCGCTGAGAGTGCCGGGGCACTCGGGTCCGGTTTGGTCGGATCAGTCGCCAACGAAGTGCTGCGGACCAGCACCGTGCCGGTGGTGATCGTCAAACTCCCCGCTGACGACGAGGGCTTGAGCCCCTGA
- the ftsY gene encoding signal recognition particle-docking protein FtsY: MFSFFKKKFFSSTTPAPEAVAPDAPLAAESPSPAAPALPTASAPATPAASPAALPDTAPAVPVPAAVNTAPASPAAPAVVAAAPVQAVQTAPASPPPAWGTGSLIGSALVAPIEIPEPPATPPERQKWLDKLKAGLGKTASSISGVFVGTQIDEALYEDLEGALLMADAGVSATEHLTAALRRKVKATGVTHPTALKNILIAELTELLQPLQKSLVIGEHTPTVVMVAGVNGAGKTTSIGKLTKHLADSNASVLLAAADTFRAAAREQLTVWADRNTVEIVSQEGGDPAAVSYDAVTAGKARGKDVVLVDTAGRLPTQLHLMEELKKIKRVIAKADGTAPHEVLLVIDGNTGQNAVQQVKAFDDALGLTGLIVTKLDGTAKGGVLAAIARERPIPVYFIGVGEKLDELETFNAREFAQALLA, translated from the coding sequence ATGTTCAGTTTTTTCAAAAAGAAATTCTTTTCCTCGACGACTCCGGCCCCTGAAGCGGTAGCGCCCGACGCGCCTCTGGCCGCCGAATCCCCATCGCCAGCCGCCCCGGCACTGCCCACGGCTTCTGCCCCGGCCACGCCAGCTGCATCGCCCGCCGCGCTGCCTGACACAGCCCCAGCTGTACCTGTACCCGCAGCGGTGAACACTGCACCAGCCAGCCCTGCGGCGCCCGCCGTTGTTGCAGCGGCACCCGTGCAGGCCGTGCAAACAGCACCCGCTTCGCCGCCGCCTGCCTGGGGCACTGGCTCGCTGATTGGCAGCGCCTTGGTGGCGCCGATTGAGATCCCCGAGCCACCGGCTACACCGCCTGAGCGCCAGAAGTGGCTCGACAAGCTCAAAGCCGGTCTGGGCAAAACCGCGAGCAGCATCTCCGGTGTTTTCGTCGGCACCCAGATTGATGAGGCGCTTTACGAAGACCTCGAAGGCGCCCTGCTGATGGCCGATGCGGGCGTATCCGCCACCGAGCACCTGACGGCGGCCCTGCGCCGCAAAGTCAAAGCGACCGGCGTGACCCACCCGACGGCGCTGAAAAATATTTTGATTGCCGAGCTCACCGAGCTGCTGCAACCCCTGCAAAAGTCCCTGGTGATCGGCGAGCACACGCCCACCGTGGTGATGGTGGCAGGCGTCAACGGTGCGGGCAAAACCACCAGCATCGGCAAGTTAACCAAGCATTTGGCCGACAGCAACGCGAGCGTCTTACTGGCAGCTGCAGACACCTTCCGCGCAGCAGCGCGAGAGCAGCTCACCGTCTGGGCTGACCGCAACACGGTCGAGATCGTCAGCCAAGAAGGTGGCGACCCCGCTGCGGTGAGCTACGACGCGGTCACCGCCGGCAAAGCGCGCGGCAAAGATGTGGTGCTGGTCGACACCGCGGGCCGATTGCCCACCCAACTGCACCTGATGGAAGAGTTGAAGAAGATCAAACGCGTGATCGCCAAAGCCGACGGCACTGCCCCGCACGAAGTGCTGCTGGTGATCGATGGCAACACTGGCCAGAACGCAGTGCAGCAGGTCAAAGCGTTCGACGACGCGCTCGGCCTCACCGGCCTGATCGTTACCAAGCTGGACGGCACCGCCAAGGGCGGCGTGCTGGCGGCCATCGCCCGCGAGCGGCCGATTCCGGTGTACTTCATCGGGGTGGGCGAGAAGCTTGATGAGCTGGAAACCTTCAACGCTCGGGAATTTGCACAAGCCTTGCTGGCTTAA
- a CDS encoding M16 family metallopeptidase, with amino-acid sequence MKHPFHLTGALRRACISWSAGACALVLISASPLALGQSNPPVSVAAPLAQQFTLKNGMTLIVKPDRRAPTAVHMLWVRVGSMDEVDGSSGVAHVLEHMMFKGTPTVKAGDFSRQVAALGGRENAFTSKDYTGYFQQIPSQRLEDVMRLEADRFANSTWTDEDFRKELEVVKEERRLRTEDKPHARLHEAMDGVTYQADPYRRPIVGWMSDLESLQPEDARDFYRRWYTPTNAAVVVAGDVEVNAVRALAEKYYGSLPARAVPLRKPRTEPEQAGLRRLALKAPAEQAYVALSFKVPGLRPEGLPALANVPMDAPSEDALALTVLSAVLSGYDGARLPRALTLTEPSVADSAGAYYGLTARGPQLFTLYGVPAAGKTAAEVEAALRAQIALVAKEGVTEAELLRVKNRWVAGEVYKQDSVFNQARLLGVSWINGFALGSDTVLLERLRGVSAVQVQSAAARYFGDDALTVATLIPQPLEMARKPRSPAAGMRH; translated from the coding sequence ATGAAACACCCATTTCACCTGACGGGCGCACTGCGGCGCGCCTGCATTTCGTGGTCGGCAGGGGCTTGTGCACTGGTGCTGATCAGTGCGAGCCCGTTGGCATTGGGCCAATCGAACCCCCCGGTTTCTGTGGCCGCACCGCTGGCGCAGCAGTTCACTTTGAAAAACGGCATGACCCTGATCGTCAAGCCCGACCGGCGCGCGCCCACTGCGGTCCACATGCTGTGGGTGCGGGTGGGTTCGATGGACGAGGTCGATGGCAGCAGTGGGGTGGCCCATGTCTTGGAGCACATGATGTTCAAAGGCACACCCACGGTCAAAGCAGGCGATTTTTCCCGCCAAGTAGCGGCCTTGGGCGGGCGTGAAAACGCGTTTACCAGCAAAGACTACACCGGGTACTTCCAGCAGATCCCCTCCCAGCGGCTGGAGGATGTGATGCGCCTCGAGGCCGACCGCTTTGCCAACAGCACCTGGACCGATGAAGATTTCCGCAAGGAGCTGGAGGTGGTCAAAGAAGAGCGCCGCCTGCGCACCGAAGACAAACCCCATGCGCGCCTGCACGAAGCGATGGACGGTGTGACCTACCAAGCAGACCCCTATCGCCGCCCGATTGTGGGCTGGATGAGCGATCTGGAGAGCTTGCAGCCGGAGGACGCGCGCGACTTTTACCGCCGCTGGTACACCCCCACCAACGCCGCCGTGGTGGTGGCCGGGGATGTGGAGGTGAATGCCGTGCGGGCTTTGGCCGAAAAGTATTACGGCAGCCTGCCTGCGCGTGCGGTGCCCCTGCGCAAACCCCGCACCGAGCCGGAGCAGGCCGGCTTGCGGCGCTTGGCCCTCAAGGCCCCGGCAGAGCAGGCCTATGTGGCGCTGTCCTTCAAGGTGCCTGGTTTGCGGCCGGAGGGGCTCCCTGCCCTAGCGAACGTGCCCATGGATGCGCCTAGCGAAGACGCTTTGGCCTTGACGGTGCTCTCTGCCGTGTTGTCGGGCTACGACGGTGCGCGGCTCCCGCGGGCCTTGACATTGACCGAGCCTTCGGTGGCCGATAGCGCCGGCGCCTATTACGGGCTGACCGCCCGGGGGCCACAGCTCTTCACGCTCTACGGGGTACCTGCGGCGGGCAAGACCGCGGCAGAGGTGGAGGCCGCCTTGCGCGCCCAGATCGCCTTGGTGGCCAAGGAGGGGGTCACCGAGGCCGAGCTGCTGCGTGTGAAAAACCGTTGGGTTGCCGGTGAGGTCTACAAGCAAGACAGTGTGTTTAACCAGGCCCGCTTGTTGGGGGTGAGTTGGATCAACGGATTTGCCTTGGGCAGCGACACGGTGCTGCTGGAGCGGCTCCGCGGGGTGAGTGCGGTGCAGGTGCAATCTGCTGCTGCACGTTACTTCGGGGACGATGCGCTGACGGTTGCCACCCTGATTCCCCAGCCTTTGGAGATGGCGCGCAAGCCCCGGTCGCCGGCGGCCGGCATGCGGCACTGA
- a CDS encoding M16 family metallopeptidase encodes MNTPKLIASRAMITGAIGIFCINLAWAGIPIQHWTQPQGARVFLVESPAIPMVDVQIDLDAGSRRDPADQPGLANLMASSTSNGVRASHAGPALDENQLSEAWADLGASFGGSASADRMSFALRSLTYPDILDQAVALAARQIGEPAFPEAPWLRDRPKLIASLKEANTRPATLVARAFNRAVYGNHPYGYEPTEASLLRTHVQHMRDLHARVLRACAVQVSIVGALNRTQADALVTKLLARLPQAGCVKPPPVPEVQPLAAASDQRIAFASAQAHVLVGQPGFKRNDPDFFALTVGNHVLGGGGFTARLTEEVREKRGLTYSVYSFFAPGLHAGAFTVGLQTRPDQAEQALSLVREVLSRFVAQGPSYKELQAAKDNLMGGFALRIDSNKKLLDNVANIAWNRLPLDYLDTWTQQIDKLTAADVRAAMARVLQPDRMATVLLGAPDPVR; translated from the coding sequence ATGAATACTCCTAAATTGATAGCTTCTCGCGCGATGATTACGGGCGCTATAGGCATTTTTTGTATAAATTTGGCATGGGCGGGCATTCCGATCCAGCACTGGACGCAGCCCCAAGGTGCCCGGGTGTTTCTGGTCGAGAGCCCGGCCATCCCGATGGTGGATGTGCAAATTGATCTGGATGCCGGCAGCCGGCGCGACCCGGCCGACCAGCCCGGTCTGGCGAATCTGATGGCAAGTAGCACCTCTAACGGTGTGCGCGCCAGCCATGCCGGCCCGGCGCTGGATGAAAACCAACTCAGCGAGGCGTGGGCGGATTTGGGGGCTTCTTTCGGTGGCAGCGCGAGCGCCGACCGCATGAGCTTCGCGCTGAGGTCTCTGACCTATCCCGATATCCTGGATCAAGCGGTTGCGCTGGCTGCGCGTCAGATTGGCGAGCCGGCGTTTCCGGAGGCGCCGTGGTTGCGTGACCGGCCCAAGCTGATTGCCAGCCTCAAGGAGGCCAACACCCGGCCCGCCACATTGGTAGCCCGCGCTTTTAACCGCGCGGTGTATGGCAACCACCCCTATGGTTATGAACCGACCGAGGCCAGCTTGCTCCGCACCCATGTGCAGCACATGCGCGACTTACATGCCCGTGTTCTGCGGGCGTGTGCGGTCCAGGTCAGCATCGTGGGTGCGCTGAACCGGACACAGGCCGACGCACTGGTGACCAAGTTGCTGGCCCGCTTGCCCCAAGCCGGCTGTGTGAAACCACCGCCGGTGCCGGAGGTGCAGCCCTTGGCGGCCGCCAGCGACCAGCGGATTGCGTTTGCCTCTGCCCAGGCCCATGTGCTGGTGGGGCAACCCGGCTTCAAGCGCAACGATCCTGATTTCTTTGCGCTGACGGTGGGCAACCACGTTCTGGGGGGCGGCGGTTTCACCGCACGATTGACCGAAGAGGTGCGCGAAAAAAGAGGCTTGACCTACAGCGTGTACAGCTTCTTTGCACCAGGTCTGCACGCAGGTGCCTTTACCGTCGGCCTTCAGACGCGGCCCGACCAGGCAGAGCAGGCCCTGTCCTTGGTGCGGGAGGTGCTGAGCCGGTTTGTTGCGCAAGGCCCGTCTTACAAGGAGCTGCAAGCCGCCAAAGACAACTTGATGGGCGGCTTTGCGCTGCGGATCGACAGCAACAAGAAGTTGCTGGACAACGTGGCCAACATCGCCTGGAACCGCCTGCCGCTCGATTACCTGGACACCTGGACCCAGCAGATCGACAAGCTGACGGCGGCAGACGTGCGCGCAGCCATGGCCCGTGTGCTGCAGCCCGACCGGATGGCTACCGTGTTGCTGGGGGCGCCGGATCCGGTGCGGTAA
- a CDS encoding OmpA family protein yields MSYLTRSTHAARLCTTVAALALTGALLSACQQAPVVPATPVYNGPTLPITQSERGVQIFLPSSALFESGKSSLNVTESSAYLQRVAVLINTKTDKNVILEGHTDNLGNEALNQELSEARARSVREALIAQGIDAKRLSTAGYSFNRPVASNANDEGRKLNRRVEVVILEEKVENITRGEAPNAFENAWDRLKAMMDKGLIQPVMGK; encoded by the coding sequence ATGTCTTACCTCACCCGTTCTACCCACGCCGCGCGTCTGTGCACCACAGTTGCCGCCCTCGCCCTCACCGGCGCATTGCTGAGCGCTTGCCAGCAGGCGCCAGTGGTGCCAGCCACCCCCGTGTACAACGGGCCGACCTTGCCGATTACCCAGTCGGAGCGTGGTGTTCAGATTTTTCTGCCGAGCTCGGCCTTGTTTGAGTCGGGCAAGTCCAGCCTGAACGTCACAGAGTCCTCTGCCTATTTGCAGCGTGTTGCAGTGTTGATCAACACCAAGACCGACAAAAATGTGATCCTCGAAGGCCACACCGACAACCTCGGCAACGAAGCCCTGAACCAGGAGCTCTCGGAAGCCCGTGCCCGTAGCGTGCGCGAAGCCTTGATCGCCCAAGGCATTGATGCCAAGCGCCTGAGCACCGCAGGCTACTCGTTCAACCGCCCTGTGGCCTCCAACGCCAACGACGAAGGCCGCAAACTCAACCGCCGTGTCGAGGTGGTGATCCTGGAAGAAAAAGTGGAAAACATCACCCGTGGAGAAGCGCCCAACGCCTTCGAGAACGCCTGGGACCGCCTCAAAGCCATGATGGACAAGGGCTTGATTCAACCCGTGATGGGCAAATGA
- the coaD gene encoding pantetheine-phosphate adenylyltransferase has translation MPQATIAVFPGTFDPITLGHQDLIRRSSRLFGTVIVAVAVAHHKKTLFSLDERLAMAREVFQPLDNVQVESFSGLVRDFAVAHGARAMVRGVRSVTDFDYEAQLAGMNKSLAPDVETVFLTPDSRFQFISSTLVREIATLKGDVAAFVAPVVHARLMDRLTP, from the coding sequence ATGCCCCAAGCCACGATTGCTGTTTTTCCCGGAACCTTTGACCCTATTACTTTGGGCCACCAGGACCTGATCCGTCGCTCATCCCGTCTCTTCGGGACGGTCATCGTGGCAGTGGCGGTTGCCCACCACAAGAAGACGCTTTTCAGTCTCGACGAGCGTTTGGCGATGGCGCGCGAAGTGTTCCAGCCGCTCGACAACGTGCAGGTAGAGAGCTTCAGTGGCTTGGTGCGCGACTTCGCAGTCGCCCATGGTGCCCGCGCCATGGTGCGTGGCGTGCGTTCGGTGACCGACTTCGATTACGAGGCGCAACTCGCCGGCATGAATAAGTCTTTAGCCCCTGATGTAGAAACGGTTTTCCTCACGCCGGACTCGCGTTTTCAATTCATCTCGAGTACGCTGGTCCGGGAGATTGCCACGCTCAAGGGCGACGTTGCCGCCTTCGTGGCCCCGGTGGTTCATGCCCGCTTGATGGACCGCTTGACACCCTGA
- the pth gene encoding aminoacyl-tRNA hydrolase → MIKLFVGLGNPGTEYEGTRHNAGFWWVDALARELKLNLSMDKGYHGLVARTTLQGQTVWLLEPQTFMNLSGKSVGALARFFKIAPQEILVVHDELDVVPGEAKLKFGGSHAGHNGLRDIHAQLGTGDYWRLRLGVGHPGVKSEVVHWVLKKPSLDHRIAIDQSIDRSLKALPHLLAGDMDKATMLIHTSKPPRPKPPRPATPPVPAADAAGALSAVPNISTVQNTP, encoded by the coding sequence ATGATCAAACTATTTGTCGGCCTGGGCAACCCGGGTACGGAGTACGAAGGCACTCGCCATAACGCCGGCTTCTGGTGGGTTGATGCCCTCGCGCGTGAACTCAAGCTGAATCTCTCGATGGACAAGGGCTACCACGGTCTCGTGGCCCGCACCACCCTGCAAGGCCAGACGGTCTGGTTGCTAGAGCCGCAAACGTTCATGAACCTGTCCGGCAAGTCGGTGGGCGCGCTGGCCCGCTTTTTCAAAATAGCGCCCCAAGAAATTCTGGTGGTTCACGACGAGCTGGACGTGGTGCCCGGCGAAGCCAAGCTCAAGTTCGGTGGCAGCCACGCCGGACACAACGGCTTGCGAGACATCCATGCCCAGCTAGGCACCGGTGATTACTGGCGCTTGCGCCTGGGCGTAGGACATCCCGGCGTGAAATCAGAAGTCGTGCACTGGGTCCTCAAAAAACCATCGCTCGACCATCGTATTGCCATCGACCAAAGCATTGACCGTTCGCTCAAAGCACTGCCGCACTTGTTGGCTGGGGACATGGACAAAGCCACGATGCTTATCCACACCAGCAAGCCCCCTCGCCCTAAGCCGCCACGCCCCGCTACCCCACCGGTACCAGCTGCAGATGCGGCGGGCGCACTATCCGCAGTGCCAAACATATCCACGGTGCAAAACACCCCCTGA
- a CDS encoding YfhL family 4Fe-4S dicluster ferredoxin, whose translation MALLITDECINCDVCEPECPNEAIYLGEQIYEIDPHKCTECVGHFDEPQCVQVCPVSCIPVNPDFTESKETLMQKYLRLQAAAIKPA comes from the coding sequence GTGGCACTGTTAATTACCGACGAATGCATCAACTGCGATGTATGCGAGCCCGAATGCCCGAATGAGGCCATCTACCTGGGTGAGCAGATTTACGAAATCGATCCGCATAAATGCACCGAGTGCGTTGGGCATTTCGACGAGCCCCAGTGCGTACAGGTGTGCCCCGTGTCTTGCATTCCGGTGAACCCCGATTTCACCGAAAGCAAAGAAACTTTGATGCAAAAGTACCTGCGCTTGCAGGCTGCGGCGATCAAGCCTGCCTGA